In one window of Vanrija pseudolonga chromosome 5, complete sequence DNA:
- the ALTA10 gene encoding Aldehyde dehydrogenase: MGSDLTTSVQLGNGKTITLPSGLYINGEWVKPAKGVKLDVYNPATNKVIAQVYEGDAEDVDVAVKAARAAFEKDDRSWGFGSPQARAALLNKLADLVDANAELLAAIESTDQGKTYTAAIASDIPGVSQTIRYYAGWADKITGKTYNSIPGTFSHTRYEPIGVCGQIIPWNFPALMFAWKIAPALATGNTVVMKTAETTPLSALKLAELIHEAGFPPGTFNLVTGRGPTAGQAIADHMDIDKVAFTGSTFTGRRIMESAAKSNLKKVTLELGGKSPNIIFDDVKSVQEAAEWAVFAIGANVGQVCTAGSRLLVQETIAEEFTKHFVTLTERIKVGDPFDAHSVQGPLNSAGHFDKVKGWIATAVEDGATVATGGKDLSANNGGGYFLSPTVFTNVKTGHRILENEVFGPVVSIQTFKTEEEAVEIANSTTYGLAAGVFSDSATRLNRLNSKIRAGTVWNNLYNFASPTIPFGGYKQSGIGRENGEAALLNYLEIKSVIANGGAIRSPFAGLSG, translated from the exons ATGGGCTCCGACCTCACCACCTCGGTCCAGCTGGGCAACGGCAAGACCATCACGCTCCCCTCGGGCCTGTACATCAACGGCGAGTGGGTCAAGCCCGCCAAGggcgtcaagctcgacgtGTACAACCCGGCCACGAACAAGGTCATTGCGCAGGTgtacgagggcgacgccgaggacgtcgacgtcgccgtcaaggccgcgcgcgccgcctttGAGAAGGACGACCGCAGCTGGGGCTTTGGCTCGCcccaagcccgcgccgcgctgctcaacaagctcgccgacctcgtcgacgccaacgcagagctgctcgccgccatcgagtCCACCGACCAGGGCAAGACGTACACCGCCGCCATTGCATCCGACATTCCCGGCGTGTCCCAGACTATCCGCTACTATGCCGGCTGGGCCGACAAGATCACGGGCAA GACGTACAACTCGATCCCCGGCACCTTCTCGCACACGCGCTATGAGCCCATCGGCGTGTGTGGTCAGATCATCCCCTGGAACTTCCCTG CCCTCATGTTCGCGTGGAAGAtcgcccccgccctcgcgaCGGGCAACACGGTCGTCATGAAGACTGCTGAGACGACGCCCCTCtcggcgctcaagctcgccgagctcatccaCGAGGCCGGCTTCCCGCCGGGCACGTTCAACCTCGTCACTGGTCGTGGCCCCACTGCGGGCCAGGCCATCGCCGACCACATGGACATTGACAAGGTCGCCTTCACCGGCTCGACGTTCACCGGCCGCCGTATCATGGAGAGCGCGGCCAAGAGCAACCTCAAGAAGGTGACCCTTGAGCTTGGTGGCAAGAGCCCCAACATTATCT tcgacgacgtcaagtCGGTccaggaggccgccgagtGGGCCGTCTTCGCTATTGGCGCCAACGTCGGCCAGGTGTGCACTGCCGGCtcgcgcctcctcgtccaggaGACGATCGCCGAGGAGTTCACCAAGCACTTTGTCACGCTCACCGAGCGCatcaaggtcggcgacccCTTCGACGCGCACTCGGTCCAGGGCCCGCTCAACTCGGCCGGACACTTTGACAAAGTCAAGGGCTGGATCGCGACCgctgtcgaggacggcgcgaccGTCGCCACGGGCGGCAAGGACCTGAGCGCCAACAACGGCGGCGGATACTTCCTCTCGCCTACCGTCTTCACCAACGTCAAGACGGGCCACCGTATCCTCGAGAACGAGGTGTTCGGCCCCGTCGTCTCCATCCAGACCTTcaagaccgaggaggaggccgtcgAGATTGCAAACTCGACGACGTAcggcctcgccgctggcgtcTTCTCCGACTCGGCCACCCGCCTCAACCGCCTCAACTCCAAGATccgcgccggcaccgtcTGGAACAACCTGTACAACTTTGCCTCGCCCACCATCCCCTTCGGCGGCTACAAGCAGAGTGGTATCGGCCGCGAGAACGGCGAGGCTGCTCTTCTCAACTACCTCGAGATCAAGTCGGTCatcgccaacggcggcgctATCCGCTCGCCGTTTGCCGGCCTCAGCGGTTAA
- the Dhx36 gene encoding ATP-dependent RNA helicase DHX36 — translation MPGARDLTTSSSFPPRNEPIGSSSSRNNNWRSYRDGSNAHSASSSLTHSRNGSPGRAPFSSSSLRSSPTGTSGIQEGSDAFVPPLIDRIVSSDFKKREREATPEFTGRTAKSARADMPPPPRHRGRSNGHGGSRKAPPPPAIVLPGPLRNRDQILQEFGQNIQLKPQWEENPKAPLANYLGGGTGGAQNLGGGGSGFQTEEGVVDGVKVFRVSVVGDPIENIIGIGDHASKKEAEKLAALSAVLQLSSRGLLDKSRAKSVAAARASAAAGPSSGPTVVGSAPALPVGETTRLSDGTEVTYDRARAFMEYYCHRYKFGKPDLEFSSSVVKPRKGRGGGGPAIQFWEAVMSVSGRRIGEGKSGTKKGAQAQAYLDVTRYLEGCDPQLWLDFVEASKKDGSANVGLAPHLAFTMSEQLNDEVQSLCGDIRHSLLYYNAPPANVQATSAHQLPAWSGGRRFQASESELRAKSLQLQDKLASYESDPSLERMRATRASLPVHTKATDILAKIEVNDVTIVMAATGSGKTTQVPQLLFDDYIMRGEGARCNIVCTQPRRLAAMSVAERVADERGDSLGNEVGYQVRFDNKLPRPNGSITFCTTGIFLKRMQSSLGAQANADSVASMDTVTHIVVDEVHERDIDTDLLLVVLKRLLADRKARGKPIKIILMSATIDPHLFQRYFADVRGVPAPVAEVPGRTFPVAKHYLDDFLDDLSDNLPVAMGGWVFQDKKVVEYLNKELSNDPMNFVKTTGITGGELEIPYPLVALTIAYVLRQSDDGHVLVFLPGWDEIKKVADILLSGKFGSLLGVPFNDESKYSVHYLHSTIPAAEQREVFRPPPPGVRRIILATNIAETSVTIPDVVYVVDSARVKEKRYDPDRHMSSLVSAWVGSSNLGQRAGRAGRHREGEYYGILSKRRLASLDPHQLVEMKRSDLSNVVMHVKALNLGEVEDVLAATIEPPEPPRIVAAMETLHMLGALDQNKNLTALGRVLLQLPVDAAIGKLCLYGSFFRCLDSALTLAAVLTNRDPFLAPLEKKVEASAVKDSWSPIAFRSDPLAVVAAYNTWSAIDDRRDYHHANRFCSDNFLSKPTLQQIKQVKGSLLQSLDQAGVIAVSAGGNVGRIGRGLEVPPALRENDNSLPLLAALIAMATAPNFAIRTSEKTCRTSQDKTVFIHSSSVNARRREIGGPEEPSASFNPAEKRLYAFGEKTRNVPPGGHPNNAMTQLRVVTRLDPMTYMLFGAYKLYVTQRGLECDNWLPVTGNLHALDDVQRLKTLLEACMLRVFEGVGKSLVRDRDQRFAARSKAVEVHHGTSRINDDGQLDEERENESDDDDDDVDMTGVSGAAKFQYQLQQKQTRKVEPLSRDEIKELEMLTTDVVRILDEYAHEREGTSQYNSRPATPSGVYRPPRGRTSKW, via the exons ATGCCAGGAGCCCGTGACTTGACCACCAGCTCCTCCTTTCCACCTCGCAACGAGCCCATTGGGTCTTCCTCATCTCGTAACAACAACTGGCGGTCATACCGAGACGGTTCGAACGCCcacagcgcctcgtcctcttTAACCCACAGTCGCAACGGCTCGCCTGGTCGCGcgcccttctcgagctcatccCTACGAAGCAGCCCAACGGGGACGTCTGGGATTCAAGAAGGCTCGGACGCATTCGTACCGCCTCTGATTGACCGTATCGTGTCATCTGATTTCAA GAAACGCGAACGTGAAGCTACCCCCGAGTTTACAGGCCGTACAGCCAAGTCCGCTCGCGCAGACatgccgcccccgccccgtcATCGTGGCAGGTCCAATGGACACGGTGGTTCGCGCAAGGCCCCTCCACCACCCGCTATCGTGCTTCCCGGACCACTAAGGAACCGTGACCAGATCTTGCAGGAGTTTGGACAGAATATTCAGCTCAAGCCGCAGTGGGAGGAGAACCCCAAGGCGCCGCTGGCCAACtatctcggcggcggcacgggcggtGCCCAAAACTTAGGTGGCGGAGGATCAGGCTTCCAAACCGAGGAAGGTGTTGTCGACGGTGTAAAGGTGTTCCG TGTTTCGGTCGTTGGAGACCCGATCGAAAACATCATCGGCATTGGAGACCATGCGagcaagaaggaggccgagaagctAGCCGCGCTGAGTGCTGTTTTGCAACTCAGCAGTCGCGGTCTT CTCGACAAGAGCAGAGCGAAATCtgtcgctgccgctcgcgccagcgccgccgcaggaCCAAGCTCGGGCCCGACCGTGGTCGGCTCTGCCCCGGCGTTGCCAGTCGGTGAAACGACGCGCCTCAGCGACGGTACGGAAGTCACCTACGACCGTGCTCGAGCATTCATGGAGTACTACTGCCATCGCTACAAGTTTGGCAAGCCTGACCTCGAGTTTTCATCATCAGTCGTCAAGCCCAGGAAGGGcagaggcggtggtggcccTGCCATCCAGTTTTGGGAGGCGGTCATGAGCGTCAGTGGCCGACGAATCGGTGAGGGCAAGTCGGGTACCAAAAAGGgggcgcaagcgcaagcgtaCCTCGACGTCACCCGATATCTCGAAGGATGCGACCCGCAGCTATGGCTCGACTTTGTGGAGGCTTCGAAGAAGGACGGTAGCGCAAACGTCGGCTTGGCCCCACACCTCGCGTTCACAATGTCCGAGCAGCtcaacgacgaggtgcagTCTCTCTGCGGCGACATCCGTCATTCGTTGCTCTACTACAATGCACCACCAGCAAACGTCCAGGCAACAAGTGCACACCAACTCCCCGCTTGGAGCGGTGGAAGACGATTCCAGGCCTCCGAGTCGGAGCTGCGCGCAAAGTCACTCCAACTTCAGGACAAGCTGGCATCGTACGAATCGGACCCGTCATTGGAACGGATGAGGGCGACACGAGCCTCGCTACCTGTTCACACCAAGGCGACGGATATTCTGGCCAAGATCGAGGTCAACGATGTGACCATCGTCATGGCTGCCACTGGATCAGGCAAGACGACCCAGGTTCCGCAGCTCCTGTTCGACGACTACATCATGAGAGGCGAGGGCGCACGCTGCAACATTGTGTGTACGCAGCCACGTCGTCTTGCTGCCATGTCGGTCGCAGAGCGCGTGGCGGACGAGCGTGGAGACAGCCTCGGCAACGAAGTTGGATACCAAGTGCGTTTCGACAACAAGCTGCCCCGCCCGAACGGCAGCATCACCTTCTGCACCACGGGTATCTTCCTCAAGCGCATGCAGTCGTCCCTAGGCGCCCAGGCCAACGCGGATTCCGTTGCCAGCATGGACACTGTGACGcacattgtcgtcgacgaggttcACGAGCGAGACATCGACACCGACTTGCTACTGGTCGTGCTCAAGCGTCTTCTTGCTGACCGCAAAGCCCGTGGCAAGCCCATCAAGATCATCCTCATGTCGGCCACCATCGACCCGCACCTCTTCCAGCGATACTTTGCCGATGTCCGCGGTGTACCGGCTCCGGTGGCAGAAGTCCCAGGCCGCACCTTCCCTGTCGCCAAGCACTACCTTGACGACTTCCTGGATGACCTGAGCGACAACCTGCCGGTTGCAATGGGCGGCTGGGTCTTCCAGGACAAGAAGGTCGTCGAGTACCTCAACAAGGAGCTGAGCAACGACCCGATGAACTTTGTCAAGACCACTGGCATTACCGGCGGAGAGTTGGAGATCCCGTACCCACTGGTCGCCCTCACCATTGCCTACGTTCTGCGCCAATCCGATGATGGCCACGTCTTGGTCTTCTTGCCTGGTTGGGACGAGATCAAGAAGGTCGCGGACATTCTCCTCTCCGGCAAGTTTGGGTCTCTGCTCGGGGTCCCGTTCAACGACGAATCAAAGTATAGCGTCCACTACCTTCACTCGACCATTCCTGCTgcggagcagcgcgaggtgttcaggccaccaccaccgggTGTGCGCCGTATCATCTTGGCCACCAACATTGCGGAGACCAGTGTTACCATCCCCGACGTGGTCTACGTTGTCgacagcgcgcgcgtcaagGAGAAGCGGTACGACCCCGATCGCCACATGTCGTCGCTGGTGTCCGCATGGGTCGGCTCGTCCAACCTGGGACAGCGTGCTGGCCGTGCTGGTCGTCATCGCGAGGGAGAATACTACGGTATCCTTTCAAAGCGCCGACTGGCATCGCTCGACCCACACCAGCTTGTCGAGATGAAGCGTTCCGACTTGAGCAACGTCGTCATGCacgtcaaggcgctcaacctcggcgaAGTGGAGGACGTCCTGGCGGCCACTATTGAGCCTCCAGAGCCTCCACGTATCGTCGCCGCGATGGAGACGCTCCACATGCTCGGCGCCCTTGACCAGAACAAGAACCTCACCGCCCTTGGACGCGTCCTTCTCCAGCTGCCTGTGGACGCGGCAATCGGCAAGCTCTGCCTGTACGGCTCGTTCTTCCGATGCCTCGACTCGGCTCTCACCCTGGCCGCCGTGCTTACAAACCGAGACCCTTTCCTGGCGCCTCTGGAGAAGAAGGTGGAGGCTTCTGCGGTCAAGGACTCGTGGTCGCCGATTGCTTTCCGCTCAGATCCTCTCGCCGTTGTGGCCGCTTACAACACATGGTCGGCCATTGACGACAGGAGGGACTACCACCACGCCAACCGATTCTGCTCGGACAACTTCTTGAGCAAGCCGACTTTGCAGCAGATTAAGCAAGTCAAGGGCAGTCTGCTCCAGTCACTCGACCAGGCTGGTGTCATTGCCGTGTCAGCGGGCGGAAATGTCGGGCGCATTGgtcgcggcctcgaggtgcCTCCTGCACTTCGTGAAAACGACAACAGTCTGCCTTTGCTGGCGGCACTCATCGCCATGGCCACGGCGCCAAACTTTGCGATCCGCACGTCGGAGAAGACATGCCGGACATCTCAGGACAAG ACCGTGTTCATCCACTCATCGAGTGTCAacgcgcgtcgacgagaaaTCGGCGGCCCAGAGGAGCCATCGGCGTCTTTCAACCCCGCTGAGAAGCGCCTGTATGCCTTCGGCGAGAAGACACGCAACGTTCCACCGGGCGGTCACCCCAACAACGCCATGACACAACTTCGCGTTGTCACTCGCCTCGACCCCATGACGTACATGCTGTTTGGCGCGTACAAGCTCTACGTGACGCAGAGAGGCCTCGAGTGCGACAACTGGCTGCCAGTGACCGGCAATCTGCACGCCCTGGATGACGTCCAGCGTCTGAAGACGCTCCTCGAAGCTTGTATGCTGCGAGTGttcgagggcgtcggcaagAGTCTTGTCCGCGACCGGGACCAGCGCTTTGCTGCTAGGTCCAAGGCTGTGGAAGTGCACCACGGTACCAGCAGGATCAACGACGATGGTcagctggacgaggagcgtGAGAACGAGTcggacgatgatgacgatgatgtCGACATGACTGGGGTCTCGGGAGCTGCCAAGTTCCAGTACCAGTTGCAACAAAAGCAGACGCGCAAGGTTGAGCCTTTGAGCCGtgacgagatcaaggagctcgaAATGCTCACCACGGACGTGGTGCGCATCCTTGACGAGTATGCCCACGAGCGCGAAGGTACGAGCCAATACAACAGCCGACCTGCGACGCCTTCTGGTGTGTACCGCCCTCCGCGGGGACGGACGTCCAAGTGGTAG
- the yycE gene encoding putative protein YycE produces MPGKTKLRIARPVTDIEATSEQYRGAFGLAVIFTFKDHDGFDGVMLGHKDHDWHFEFTHSHTHAIAPTPTVEDLVVFYYPDEKEWSAVVAKAESFGFKKVKSFNPYWDANGVTVEDRDGYRVVIQRAEWSL; encoded by the coding sequence ATGCCCGGCAAGACCAAACTCCGCATCGCCCGCCCCGTGACGGACATCGAGGCGACGTCGGAGCAGTACAGGGGCGCgttcggcctcgccgtcatctTCACCTTCAAGGACCACGATGGATTCGACGGCGTCATGCTCGGGCACAAGGACCACGACTGGCACTTCGAGTTCACGCACTCGCATACGCACGCCATTGCACCGACCCCGACCGTTGAAGACCTCGTCGTGTTCTACTACCCAGACGAGAAGGAGTGGAGCGCCGTCGTTGCCAAGGCCGAGTCCTTCGGGTTCAAGAAAGTCAAGAGCTTCAACCCGTACTGGGACGCCAATGGGGTGACGGTCGAGGACAGAGATGGGTACCGTGTTGTCATTCAGCGGGCAGAGTGGTCGCTTTGA
- the isp4_4 gene encoding Sexual differentiation process protein isp4 — MAANYNEKGIEPVVDHGNQEFYDGKEKRDIYDVDVGAPQDHHVVDEVIQSNEIEATGHELEDLEGKMALLTPERTRRIIHSLYKAHEYDQNFPRPILDRMQEYLNDPSADHVEDDKEPNKLLAEMKLEAILATENSPYLEVRANVDPTDDVNMPSLTFRVLVMGTIFSGIGSFIDGLFLQRQPTVSISANVAQLAAYPVGKFMHLILPTRKFRLFGQEMSLNPGRFSRKEHMLITIMCNVSFVSSYTGYIIPTQALPFFFDMGFARKFGYQILAALGTNFVGYGLAGLCRRFLVYPAVAIWPSSLSQIALNRAFHSETNEPVPAFGRIWRSSQQKSFLLIFLFSFIYFFFPGFIFQALSYFSWMTWIAPNNAPLTYVTGTMNGLGVNPWPTFDWNMLNPNGNLTLTVPTFTFVNQFIGMIFYTVMTLIIYYKNAWNTAYLPINTNKTYDNRGKRYNVTKILNDDSNFDNEKYQQYSEPWMGAAYIVAFIFYFVMYGATVAYVAIYHRNDLKVGFRSAVKSFKKTFHKGIEEEDEDDISEDVHYRLMKQYPEVPEWQYLIIMLVAMGIGMAGLGAYPTHVSPAVVLFGVIMPLVVMIPCGLVQAITGIAVPLNVIAEFIGGAIVPGNANSLIYFKTYGYIAAYQALLFCNDLKLAHYLHLPPRHTFYMQIWATLIYCFVQSAIQNFIMGFRDVCTADAVFGMSCPGSNTFFTSAVFWGTLGPHKLFGPGKRYNMMLLGFPAGFLLVFLVWGLRKLFPKNEMLRQCHPVMIAAGPAYWGAPYNMSYLIPNIYITWFSFGFIRKRYTAFWAKYNYIVAAAMPAGIAVSALVIFFALAIPKDGTLAIDWWGNNVISQGCEATGCARLKVAPGEIFGNPKGSFT, encoded by the exons ATGGCGGCGAACTACAACGAGAAGGGCATCGAGCCCGTGGTCGACCATGGCAACCAGGAGTTTTAcgacggcaaggagaagcgcgACATCTACGACGTCGATGTCGGCGCGCCTCAGGACCACCacgtcgttgacgaggtgaTTCAGTCCAA TGAGATTGAGGCCACTGGCcatgagctcgaggacctcgagggcaagatGGCCCTTCTCACGCCGGAGCGCACTCGTAGG ATCATCCACTCCCTCTACAAGGCGCACGAGTACGACCAGAACTTCCCCCGCCCCATCCTTGACCGGATGCAGGAGTACCTCAACGACCCTTCGGCCGaccacgtcgaggacgacaaggagcCCAACAAGCTCCTCGCTGAGAtgaagctcgaggccattcTTGCCACCGAGAACTCGCCCTACCTCGAGGTCCGCGCCAACGTTGACCccaccgacgacgtcaaCATGCCCTCGCTCACCTTCCGTGTCCTTGTCATGGGCACCATCTTCTCCGGTATCGGCTCGTTCATCGACGGTCTCTTCCTTCAGCGTCAGCCCACTGTCTCGATTTCCGCCAACGTGGCCCAGCTGGCTGCCTACCCCGTCGGCAAGTTCATGCACCTGATCCTTCCTACCCGCAAGTTCCGCCTGTTTGGCCAGGAGATGTCGCTCAACCCCGGACGCTTCTCGCGCAAGGAGCACATGCTTATCACCATCATGTGCAACGTCTCCTTCGTCAGCTCGTACACTGGCTACATTATCCCCACCCAGGCTCTCCCCTTCTTCTTCGACATGGGTTTCGCCCGCAAGTTTGGCTACCAGatccttgccgccctcggcaccaacTTTGTTGGTTACGGTCTCGCCGGTCTTTGCCGTCGTTTCCTCGTCtaccccgccgtcgccatctgGCCTTCGTCGCTCTCGCAGATTGCGCTTAACAGGGCTTTCCACTCGGAGACCAACGAGCCCGTCCCTGCCTTTGGACGCATCTGGCGCTCGTCGCAGCAGAAgtccttcctcctcatcttcctcttctCCTTCATCTACTTCTTCTTCCCCGGATTTATCTTCCAGGCCCTCTCGTACTTCTCGTGGATGACTTGGATCGCCCCCAACAACGCTCCCCTCACCTACGTTACCGGCACCATGAACGGTCTCGGTGTCAACCCTTGGCCTACCTTTGACTGGAACATGCTCAACCCCAACGGCAACCTGACCCTCACCGTCCCCACCTTCACCTTCGTCAACCAGTTCATCGGCATGATCTTCTACACGGTCATGACGCTCATCATCTACTACAAGAATGCTTGGAACACCGCCTACCTTCCTATCAACACGAACAAGACCTATGACAATCGCGGCAAGCGCTACAACGTCACCAAGATTCTCAACGATGACAGCAACTTTGACAACGAGAAGTACCAGCAGTACTCGGAGCCTTGGATGGGCGCCGCCTACATTGTCGCCTTCATCTTCTACTTCGTCATGTACGGTGCCACCGTTGCCTACGTCGCCATCTACCACCGCAACGACCTCAAGGTTGGTTTCCGCAGCGCCGTCAAGAGCTTCAAGAAGACCTTCCACAAGGgcatcgaggaggaggacgaggacgacatcTCGGAGGATGTCCACTACCGTCTCATGAAGCAGTACCCCGAGGTTCCCGAGTGGCAGTACCTCATCATCATGCTCGTCGCCATGGGCATTGGCATGGCTGGTCTCGGCGCCTACCCCACGCACGTCAGCCCCGCTGTCGTCCTCTTCGGTGTCATTATGCCCCTCGTCGTTATGATCCCCTGTGGTCTCGTCCAGGCCATCACCGGTATCGCTGTGCCTCTCAACGTCATTGCCGAGTTCATCGGTGGTGCCATTGTCCCCGGCAACGCCAACTCGCTCATCTACTTCAAGACGTACGGATACATTGCCGCTTACCAGGCTCTTCTCTTCTGCAacgacctcaagctcgcccACTACCTGCACCTTCCTCCCAGGCACACCTTCTACATGCAGATCTGGGCCACCCTCATCTACTGCTTCGTCCAGTCCGCCATCCAGAACTTCATCATGGGCTTCCGTGACGTCTGCACCGCCGACGCTGTCTTCGGCATGTCCTGCCCTGGTTCCAACACCTTCTTCACTTCGGCGGTGTTCTGGGGCACCCTGGGTCCTCACAAGCTGTTCGGTCCGGGCAAGCGCTACAACATGATGCTTCTCGGTTTCCCTGCCGGtttcctcctcgtcttcctggTCTGGGGCCTCCGCAAGCTCTTCCCCAAGAACGAGATGCTCCGCCAGTGCCACCCCGTCATGATCGCCGCCGGTCCCGCCTACTGGGGTGCGCCATACAACATGTCGTACCTTATCCCCAACATCTACATTACGTGGTTCTCGTTCGGTTTCATCCGTAAGCGTTACACCGCGTTCTGGGCCAAGTACAACTacattgtcgccgccgccatgcccgcCGGTATCGCCGTGTCTGCCCTTGTCATCTTCTTCGCCCTTGCCATCCCCAAGGATGGTACACTCGCCATCGACTGGTGGGGCAACAACGTCATCAGCCAGGGCTGCGAGGCCACTGGTTGTGCTCGCCTCAAGGTGGCTCCTGGCGAGATCTTTGGCAACCCCAAGGGCTCGTTCACTTAA